One region of Paraburkholderia phymatum STM815 genomic DNA includes:
- a CDS encoding CPBP family intramembrane glutamic endopeptidase, whose protein sequence is MTLSITWIALFLAAPTTLIARIRWPGTALLIIACCAALAVGQLAPAALIALALLIFAAYAIAPERARSVRYAGHVLFVALAVGLSTHWLPGFHNQRVIGPERITPDAVPFTMYLNLDKPLIGFWLLLAVPWMRGRYELRTSLKVGLLSLLATTAACLAVAQLLGVVGWAPKHPAHSGLWLLNNLFLVSVTEEALFRGYLQGGLARLLARRKHADGIAFCVSTIVFALAHAPGGWQWIVLAGIAGAGYGLAWRYGGLQASVLAHFGLNTAHFFFFTYPMLQAAVRR, encoded by the coding sequence GTGACTCTCTCCATTACCTGGATTGCGCTGTTCCTCGCGGCACCCACGACGTTGATCGCCAGGATTCGCTGGCCCGGCACCGCACTGCTGATAATCGCTTGCTGCGCCGCGCTGGCAGTCGGTCAACTTGCTCCCGCAGCGCTCATTGCGCTCGCACTGCTCATCTTCGCCGCATATGCGATCGCGCCTGAGCGCGCTCGATCAGTCCGCTATGCAGGACACGTTCTCTTCGTCGCGCTGGCCGTCGGGCTCAGCACGCATTGGCTGCCGGGCTTTCACAATCAACGCGTGATCGGACCCGAGCGCATCACGCCGGATGCCGTTCCGTTCACGATGTACCTCAATCTGGACAAGCCGCTGATCGGATTCTGGCTGCTGCTCGCCGTGCCCTGGATGCGCGGCCGGTACGAACTGCGTACGAGCTTGAAAGTGGGCTTACTTTCGCTGCTCGCCACCACGGCAGCATGCCTGGCGGTCGCGCAGCTGCTTGGCGTCGTCGGGTGGGCGCCAAAGCATCCCGCCCACAGCGGCCTCTGGCTCCTAAACAACCTGTTTCTCGTTTCGGTCACCGAAGAGGCGTTGTTTCGCGGCTATCTCCAAGGTGGACTCGCGCGCCTGCTCGCGCGCCGGAAGCACGCAGACGGGATCGCGTTCTGCGTCAGCACGATCGTGTTCGCACTCGCGCATGCGCCCGGCGGCTGGCAATGGATCGTTCTGGCGGGCATCGCAGGCGCCGGATACGGCCTCGCGTGGCGCTACGGCGGATTGCAGGCGTCGGTGCTGGCGCATTTCGGGCTCAATACCGCGCACTTCTTTTTCTTCACGTATCCGATGCTGCAAGCCGCGGTTCGTCGATGA
- a CDS encoding alkaline phosphatase family protein translates to MTAHAEDGQNRGNDNDDRAIQHVLLISVDGLHEQDVARCIGANTCPNIALLAKSGVTYTNAYTPGLSDSFPGLAALVTGGSPKSAGLFYDVSYDRTLYAPSDTGCTGAQGWNVVFDETTGIDAQAGGALTHLDGGGAFNPDAIPHAKHAGKCTPVYPHDYIKTNTLFEVVKEHIRGARTAWADKHAWGYDWLNGPSGRGVDDLSRTEINSINPLTGNDYTDLYTNTEIFDNFHVASIINEIDGKDSTGKRDAPVPTLFGTNFQTLSVAQKATVAKGGGYVDTSFTPGTQVAAAIRYVDDSIGKMVAELKARNLASSTMVIVTAKHGQSPTDHSKLVKNGDTLTALLESKNFLDPNGNFGQNNNAKAPNDGTGRVGTGLVQTDDVGLIWLRDPSQLAQVVATLNANLTCGAPGICADGPQAYILSGAPLASMFGDPSNGRTPDIIVQPNPGVIYTSSTKKDEEHGGNAPDDSHLGLIVSFPDGRHHGKTVERRVTTTQVAPTILRALGVAPEELHSVQVEGTRALPGLHTDD, encoded by the coding sequence ATGACCGCGCATGCGGAGGATGGACAAAATCGAGGTAACGACAACGACGATCGCGCGATCCAACATGTGCTGCTGATCAGTGTCGATGGCCTGCATGAACAGGATGTGGCGCGATGCATCGGAGCGAATACCTGCCCGAATATCGCGCTGCTGGCTAAGTCCGGTGTGACCTATACGAACGCTTACACGCCGGGCTTATCGGATTCGTTCCCCGGTCTCGCCGCGCTGGTCACGGGAGGATCGCCGAAGTCCGCAGGACTCTTCTATGACGTCTCCTACGACCGCACCCTGTATGCGCCCTCGGACACGGGTTGTACCGGCGCGCAGGGCTGGAACGTCGTGTTCGATGAAACGACGGGCATCGACGCGCAAGCCGGCGGCGCGCTGACTCATCTCGACGGCGGCGGCGCTTTCAATCCGGACGCCATTCCGCACGCAAAGCACGCTGGCAAGTGCACGCCCGTCTATCCCCACGACTACATCAAGACGAACACCCTATTCGAGGTCGTGAAGGAACACATTCGTGGCGCGCGCACTGCGTGGGCCGACAAGCACGCGTGGGGTTACGACTGGCTAAACGGACCGTCGGGCCGCGGCGTCGACGATCTGTCGCGCACCGAAATCAATTCGATTAATCCGTTGACGGGCAACGACTACACGGACCTGTATACGAATACGGAGATCTTCGATAACTTCCACGTGGCGTCGATCATCAACGAAATCGATGGAAAAGACTCGACGGGCAAACGTGATGCACCTGTACCGACTTTGTTCGGCACTAACTTCCAGACGTTGAGCGTTGCCCAAAAGGCCACTGTCGCGAAGGGCGGCGGCTACGTCGATACGAGCTTCACGCCCGGCACGCAAGTGGCGGCGGCGATCCGATATGTGGACGATTCGATCGGCAAGATGGTCGCGGAACTGAAGGCGCGCAATCTCGCCAGCTCGACGATGGTGATCGTCACGGCCAAGCATGGTCAATCGCCCACGGACCATTCGAAGCTCGTCAAGAACGGCGATACGCTCACGGCGCTCCTCGAATCGAAGAACTTCCTCGATCCAAACGGTAACTTCGGTCAGAACAACAATGCCAAAGCACCCAACGACGGTACCGGTCGTGTCGGCACGGGCCTGGTGCAAACAGACGACGTCGGCCTCATCTGGCTGCGCGACCCGTCGCAGCTCGCTCAAGTCGTTGCGACGCTGAACGCGAATCTGACTTGCGGCGCACCCGGCATCTGCGCTGACGGTCCGCAAGCGTACATTCTTTCGGGCGCGCCACTCGCGTCGATGTTCGGCGATCCGTCGAATGGCCGGACGCCCGACATCATCGTGCAACCGAATCCTGGCGTCATTTACACGTCCAGCACGAAAAAGGATGAAGAACACGGCGGCAACGCGCCCGACGACAGTCACCTCGGGCTGATCGTTTCATTTCCGGACGGCCGTCATCATGGCAAGACGGTCGAACGCCGCGTGACCACGACTCAGGTCGCGCCGACCATTCTGCGTGCGTTGGGTGTCGCGCCCGAAGAACTGCATTCGGTACAGGTGGAGGGTACGCGCGCATTGCCCGGACTTCACACCGACGACTGA
- a CDS encoding chemotaxis protein produces MMDQHSTDARTSLTSSNQFELLLFRLGSVPGDTAHELYGINVFKVREILTMPAITPIVGASPCVMGAVNIRGQVIPVVDLPRLMGCEATRGLNILLVTEFARTTQGFAVQEVDDIVRLDWNQVLPADAAAGSGLVTSIARIDGNTGDSRLAQVVDVEQVLRDVLPTHQVPAAGSASDLLQLPPGTRILAADDSGFARTLIQQALGEIGAESIMAKTGEEAWQILVKLADEAERSKTRLRDNVTMVLTDLEMPEVDGFTLTRRIRADNRMRDMPVVIHSSLTGSANEAHVRNAGANGFVAKFQAAELAEAIRRAIAA; encoded by the coding sequence ATGATGGACCAACATTCAACCGATGCACGTACGAGTCTGACGAGTTCAAACCAGTTCGAGCTGCTCCTTTTCAGGCTCGGAAGCGTACCGGGCGACACTGCGCACGAACTGTACGGCATCAACGTATTCAAGGTTCGCGAGATCCTGACGATGCCGGCCATCACGCCGATCGTCGGCGCATCGCCCTGCGTGATGGGCGCCGTCAATATTCGCGGGCAAGTCATTCCCGTCGTGGATCTGCCGAGGCTGATGGGCTGCGAGGCGACTCGCGGATTGAACATCCTGCTGGTCACCGAGTTCGCCCGTACCACCCAGGGCTTCGCGGTTCAGGAAGTGGACGACATCGTGCGTCTCGACTGGAACCAGGTGCTGCCGGCGGATGCGGCGGCCGGCTCGGGGCTCGTTACCAGCATTGCGCGAATCGACGGCAATACGGGCGATTCGCGGCTGGCACAGGTCGTCGACGTCGAGCAGGTACTGCGCGACGTGCTGCCGACTCACCAGGTGCCGGCCGCCGGTAGCGCGAGCGACCTGCTCCAGTTGCCGCCCGGCACCCGCATTCTCGCCGCCGACGATTCCGGCTTCGCCCGCACGCTGATCCAGCAGGCGCTCGGCGAAATCGGCGCCGAATCCATCATGGCCAAGACGGGTGAAGAAGCGTGGCAGATCCTCGTCAAGCTGGCCGACGAAGCGGAGCGAAGCAAGACCCGCTTGCGCGATAACGTCACGATGGTGCTTACCGATCTGGAAATGCCCGAGGTGGACGGCTTCACGCTGACACGCCGGATCAGAGCCGACAACCGCATGCGAGACATGCCCGTCGTGATTCACTCGTCGCTCACCGGCTCCGCGAACGAGGCCCATGTGCGCAACGCAGGCGCCAACGGTTTCGTCGCGAAGTTCCAGGCAGCAGAACTGGCGGAAGCCATCCGGCGCGCCATTGCGGCTTGA
- a CDS encoding sigma-54 interaction domain-containing protein: MSSTPAIPFAQNKPNPGAFIGAAPAFRQLVRLIDRVAPTDHALLIFGPTGSGKELVARRVHLRSLRHDQPFVDVNCGAIPEHLVEAELFGHVKGAFTGAAENRQGLFQQVGKGTLLLDEIGELPLALQPKLLRVLETRTFRPIGSSTNLRFEGRVVASTHRDLRELSREGRFREDLFYRLAVFVLAVPGLEQRAEDIPALVAHFASLQPRSLEFSPAAIRRLSQHAWPGHIRQLRNLISQLSVLAENTMIDVDTLEPFLANEAAGPVSRASLADMLLQLDGRDKLAVAEDLLIDRALERSAGNKSAAATLLGVGRKTIERRLKSRQEHHRVAHKCLEHATALVAESRFAEAIPPLRRCLDVLQANNEQDSVRRLQFDAYRLLGMSLRSVHGWLYAEATACYAAALSIGEGICEPAEIAAIQFGVWTTQLTTLQLKQARATAQDMLQRAQNSGDRVSLDEAHVAMTNTLFWLGDSEEALACLARGNLLGVGRHDTRTGSQGIDLASLALTFEGLAAYQIGAFAQARQAMEMLIARASEPGPHAFAHAVNLQGASWLATLFDDQDRLGRLASELETVSIANGFAFYRGVGQILRAVHLSARGHSDEAETIMLDGYDNHVVCNGGALFYSFMAWQHGELLLRAGRAQNCNAMLASAVDETLARQERVYLGELLVTRARAQWALGDLTAAEQGLRAALSTALAFGSVPARVDAARYLATLLRSTGRHAEAIDTLERGLRALPADPTPRIASAAALLAELRQEVSLDNDNEGIAHGL, encoded by the coding sequence ATGAGTTCGACCCCAGCCATTCCGTTCGCCCAAAACAAACCGAATCCCGGCGCGTTCATCGGCGCCGCACCCGCGTTCCGTCAACTGGTCCGTCTGATCGACCGCGTCGCGCCCACCGATCACGCATTGCTCATCTTCGGCCCGACGGGTTCGGGCAAGGAACTCGTCGCCCGCCGCGTGCACCTGCGCAGCCTGCGTCACGACCAGCCATTCGTCGACGTGAATTGCGGCGCGATTCCCGAGCATCTCGTCGAAGCCGAACTGTTCGGCCACGTGAAAGGCGCCTTCACGGGCGCCGCTGAGAATCGCCAGGGACTTTTCCAGCAGGTCGGCAAAGGCACGCTTCTGCTCGATGAAATCGGCGAACTGCCGCTCGCGCTGCAACCGAAGCTGTTGCGCGTGCTCGAAACCCGCACCTTCCGTCCGATCGGGTCGTCGACCAATCTGCGTTTCGAAGGACGCGTCGTCGCATCGACGCACCGCGATCTGCGCGAACTGTCGCGCGAAGGCCGGTTCCGCGAGGACCTCTTCTATCGGCTCGCAGTCTTCGTACTCGCCGTGCCCGGACTGGAGCAGCGCGCCGAAGACATCCCCGCGCTCGTCGCGCATTTTGCTTCGTTGCAGCCACGCAGCCTGGAGTTCTCGCCCGCCGCCATCCGACGGCTCAGCCAGCATGCGTGGCCAGGACACATCCGGCAGTTGCGCAATCTGATCAGTCAGTTGAGCGTGCTGGCCGAAAACACAATGATCGACGTCGACACGCTGGAGCCGTTTCTCGCCAACGAAGCAGCCGGCCCTGTTTCGCGCGCGAGCCTCGCGGACATGCTGCTGCAACTCGACGGACGCGACAAACTTGCCGTCGCCGAAGATCTGCTGATCGACCGCGCGCTCGAACGCTCCGCCGGCAACAAGAGCGCCGCCGCGACACTGCTGGGCGTCGGCCGCAAGACAATCGAGCGGCGTCTGAAGTCGCGCCAGGAACATCACCGCGTGGCCCACAAGTGCCTCGAACATGCGACGGCGCTTGTTGCCGAATCGCGTTTCGCGGAGGCCATTCCGCCGTTGCGCCGCTGCCTCGACGTCTTGCAGGCGAACAACGAGCAGGACTCGGTGCGCCGTCTGCAGTTCGACGCCTACCGGCTGCTCGGCATGAGCCTGCGCAGCGTGCACGGGTGGCTCTATGCCGAGGCCACCGCCTGCTACGCGGCCGCCTTGTCGATTGGCGAAGGCATTTGCGAGCCTGCCGAGATCGCCGCGATCCAGTTCGGCGTGTGGACGACGCAACTGACGACGCTGCAACTCAAGCAGGCGCGCGCGACTGCGCAGGACATGCTGCAACGGGCGCAGAACAGCGGCGACCGCGTGTCGCTCGACGAAGCCCACGTCGCGATGACCAACACGCTCTTCTGGCTCGGCGACAGCGAAGAAGCGCTGGCCTGCCTCGCACGCGGCAATCTGCTCGGCGTGGGGCGCCATGACACGCGCACCGGCTCGCAGGGCATCGACCTCGCCAGCCTCGCGCTAACGTTCGAAGGACTCGCCGCGTATCAGATCGGCGCGTTCGCGCAGGCGCGGCAAGCGATGGAGATGCTGATCGCGCGCGCATCGGAGCCCGGACCTCACGCGTTCGCACACGCCGTCAATCTGCAAGGCGCCTCGTGGCTAGCCACCCTGTTCGACGACCAGGATCGCCTCGGGCGTCTGGCGAGCGAACTCGAAACGGTGTCGATCGCGAACGGCTTCGCGTTTTACCGGGGCGTCGGACAAATCCTCCGGGCCGTGCATCTCAGCGCGCGCGGCCATTCCGACGAAGCGGAGACCATCATGCTCGATGGCTACGACAATCATGTCGTGTGCAACGGCGGCGCGCTGTTCTATTCGTTCATGGCGTGGCAGCACGGGGAATTGCTGCTGCGCGCCGGCCGCGCGCAGAACTGCAACGCGATGCTCGCCTCGGCCGTCGACGAAACGCTCGCACGTCAGGAGCGCGTGTATCTCGGCGAACTGCTCGTCACGCGGGCGCGCGCGCAATGGGCGCTCGGCGATCTGACGGCTGCCGAACAGGGACTGCGCGCCGCGCTGTCGACGGCGCTCGCGTTCGGCTCGGTGCCCGCGCGAGTGGACGCCGCGCGCTATCTCGCCACTTTGCTCCGATCGACCGGCCGCCACGCCGAAGCGATCGACACACTCGAGCGCGGACTGCGCGCGCTGCCAGCAGACCCGACACCCCGGATCGCCAGCGCTGCCGCCTTGCTCGCTGAACTCCGGCAAGAGGTTTCTCTCGACAATGACAACGAAGGAATCGCACATGGCCTATGA
- a CDS encoding phosphatase PAP2 family protein, with protein sequence MPNFDVTIETYLTQIHLGPLPNLVMRALTDMYTFRGLVLIPILWWIWFQPGERRNWKREVVIATVVSGLLALFAGRVLADLLPFRVRPIYDPDLHLHFASSSLGDAKLSSWSSFPSDHAMLWMAVATGIFIVSRLTGIAVIAYTAVFICFPRAYLGFHHPTDLLAGAAIGIATTYLMTRAPIRARYAAPSLHWMERYPGPASVFAFVVCFELVTQFDEVRRLASAASKAL encoded by the coding sequence ATGCCTAACTTCGATGTAACAATTGAAACCTATCTGACGCAAATTCATCTCGGCCCTTTGCCGAACCTCGTCATGAGAGCCCTCACGGACATGTACACGTTCCGGGGACTCGTGCTTATCCCTATCTTATGGTGGATCTGGTTTCAACCCGGTGAACGTCGGAACTGGAAGCGCGAAGTGGTTATTGCAACTGTCGTCAGTGGCCTGCTGGCGCTGTTCGCAGGGCGAGTGCTTGCAGACCTTCTGCCGTTCAGGGTGCGCCCCATTTACGACCCTGATTTGCATCTGCATTTCGCGAGCAGTTCTTTGGGCGATGCGAAACTGTCGAGCTGGAGTTCGTTCCCGAGCGATCACGCAATGCTGTGGATGGCCGTGGCCACGGGCATTTTCATTGTCTCGCGCCTGACAGGGATCGCGGTTATTGCCTACACCGCAGTGTTTATATGTTTTCCGCGCGCTTATCTCGGCTTTCACCACCCCACGGATCTGCTCGCGGGTGCGGCGATCGGTATTGCCACCACCTATCTGATGACTCGCGCGCCGATTCGAGCGCGTTATGCCGCGCCGTCGTTGCACTGGATGGAACGATATCCGGGACCGGCTTCCGTGTTCGCGTTTGTTGTGTGCTTCGAACTTGTTACGCAATTCGATGAAGTTCGCAGGCTTGCAAGTGCCGCTTCCAAAGCGCTTTAG
- a CDS encoding cystathionine gamma-synthase family protein yields MSYGSYHKRKIAGRDLHPETQMMSYGYDPFLSEGSVKAPVFLTSTFAFRTAEDGAEFFDRVSGRKPLPEGESAGLVYSRFNHPNLEIVEDRLALLDDSEAAVVTSSGMAAIAAILLTFLRPGDCVVQSAPLYGGTETLVSKFLPEWGIASEVIEDGLSIAAIRNALEAAAQRGKVRMCYVETPANPTNALFDLEGLRQEIDAFETRHGYRPLSVCDNTLLGPLFQKPVNHGIDLSVYSLTKYIGGHSDLVAGGVTGNQGLITRVRAIRSMFGSQLDPHSCWMITRSMETLVLRMQHAARSGATVARWLASNPFKPVKVLHPELTNDPAYRAVYRRQCSGPGSTFAFVLDGGRAQAFRFIDRLTLFKSAVSLGGTESLICHPASTTHSGVPAEVRLAAGVSEGLIRASVGLEHPDDLIADLSNALEHC; encoded by the coding sequence ATGTCCTACGGCAGCTATCACAAGCGCAAAATCGCAGGCCGCGACCTGCACCCCGAAACCCAGATGATGTCCTATGGCTACGATCCTTTCCTGTCCGAAGGATCGGTCAAGGCTCCCGTCTTCTTGACATCGACGTTCGCATTTCGCACCGCCGAAGACGGCGCTGAGTTCTTCGACAGGGTATCGGGCCGCAAGCCGCTGCCCGAAGGGGAAAGCGCGGGCCTGGTGTATAGCCGCTTCAATCATCCGAATCTGGAGATAGTCGAAGATCGGCTCGCGCTGCTCGACGATTCGGAAGCGGCCGTCGTGACATCGAGTGGAATGGCCGCAATAGCGGCAATTCTGCTGACCTTCTTGCGGCCCGGCGACTGTGTGGTGCAATCGGCGCCGCTGTACGGAGGAACCGAAACGCTGGTTTCGAAGTTCTTGCCCGAATGGGGCATCGCGTCCGAGGTAATCGAGGACGGTCTGTCGATCGCCGCAATTCGCAACGCACTCGAAGCGGCCGCCCAACGAGGCAAGGTGCGCATGTGCTATGTCGAGACGCCGGCCAACCCCACTAACGCGCTATTCGATCTCGAAGGCCTGCGGCAGGAGATCGACGCATTCGAAACACGTCATGGATACAGGCCGCTTTCCGTGTGCGACAACACGTTGCTCGGTCCGTTGTTTCAGAAGCCCGTGAATCATGGCATCGACCTGAGCGTGTATTCGCTCACGAAGTACATCGGCGGACACAGCGATCTGGTCGCGGGTGGCGTCACGGGCAATCAAGGGTTGATCACCAGGGTGCGAGCCATTCGAAGCATGTTCGGCTCGCAACTGGATCCGCATTCCTGCTGGATGATCACACGCTCGATGGAAACACTCGTGCTACGCATGCAACACGCCGCACGCAGCGGCGCCACCGTCGCGCGCTGGCTCGCGAGCAATCCGTTCAAGCCCGTGAAGGTACTGCACCCGGAACTGACCAACGACCCCGCGTACCGGGCCGTGTATCGGCGGCAATGCAGCGGTCCCGGTTCGACGTTCGCTTTCGTGCTGGACGGCGGCCGCGCACAGGCATTCCGGTTCATCGATCGGTTGACGCTTTTCAAGTCGGCCGTGAGTCTGGGCGGGACGGAATCGCTAATCTGCCATCCCGCTTCGACTACCCATTCGGGTGTGCCCGCTGAAGTCCGGCTAGCCGCAGGCGTTTCAGAGGGCTTGATACGCGCGTCGGTTGGCCTGGAACATCCCGACGATCTCATTGCCGACCTGTCGAATGCGCTCGAACACTGCTGA